A portion of the Calothrix sp. 336/3 genome contains these proteins:
- a CDS encoding PIN domain-containing protein: MRVLLDSNIILDFALERQPFFPNSETVVSFVEQGQIEGYICASSFSDLYYIIRREKSRNLALEFLSRMVTFCSIATVDSNTINMALSVNFKDFEDAIQYSTAVMNHLDAIITRNPGDFPIATPRILTPEQLIQELTNTP; encoded by the coding sequence GTGAGAGTTCTGCTAGACAGTAATATTATTTTGGATTTTGCTCTTGAGCGACAGCCTTTTTTTCCCAATAGTGAAACAGTAGTATCCTTTGTTGAACAGGGACAGATTGAAGGTTATATCTGTGCATCTTCATTTAGCGACCTCTACTATATTATCCGTAGAGAGAAAAGCCGAAATTTAGCCCTTGAGTTTTTAAGCAGAATGGTCACTTTCTGCTCTATTGCTACCGTAGACAGCAATACAATCAACATGGCGTTAAGCGTGAATTTTAAAGATTTTGAAGACGCTATTCAATACAGCACAGCGGTAATGAACCACTTGGATGCAATTATTACTCGAAATCCTGGAGATTTTCCTATCGCTACTCCCCGGATTCTCACACCTGAACAGTTAATTCAAGAATTGACAAATACACCATGA
- the dprA gene encoding DNA-processing protein DprA: MTPEPAYWLAWSQISGIGPVILQRLHQHFGTLAAAWTASPKELQAVAGMGGQTLSKVVQQRNQLHPATIFTQHLNSNPHFWTPGDAEYPRLLLEIPSPPPLLYYRGTVDLSENSGQKSCVAIVGTRKPSEYGIRWTEKISIALAKNGFTVVSGLAEGIDTASHAAAMQAGGRTLAVLGTGVDVIYPAKNQNLYKQVLEQGLVISEYPSKTPPDRTHFPRRNRIIAGLSRAVLVMEAPLKSGALITANYANEFCRDVYVLPGRVDDYPAQGCLKLLSQGATPILRELDELLKALGAIPQLDMEPQQLTLPMPSPVALPELAPPLQQVMDVLSSQALPLDLIVQQTGMPAGTVSASLLELELMGLVTQLPGMRYQR, from the coding sequence TTGACACCAGAACCCGCTTACTGGTTAGCATGGTCGCAGATTTCCGGAATTGGTCCAGTAATCTTGCAAAGACTACACCAACATTTTGGTACACTGGCAGCAGCTTGGACAGCTAGCCCCAAGGAATTGCAAGCTGTTGCTGGTATGGGTGGACAGACATTAAGCAAAGTTGTCCAACAACGAAACCAACTTCATCCCGCCACAATTTTTACCCAACATTTAAATAGCAATCCCCATTTTTGGACACCAGGAGATGCCGAATACCCTCGCTTACTTCTAGAAATTCCCTCTCCTCCCCCCTTACTTTACTATCGTGGGACAGTAGACCTATCAGAAAATTCTGGGCAAAAATCCTGTGTGGCGATCGTGGGAACACGTAAACCCTCAGAATATGGTATTCGTTGGACAGAGAAAATCAGTATAGCCCTAGCAAAAAATGGTTTTACCGTGGTTTCTGGTTTAGCAGAGGGAATTGATACCGCAAGTCATGCAGCAGCAATGCAAGCAGGGGGAAGAACGTTAGCGGTTTTAGGTACAGGTGTAGATGTGATTTATCCAGCGAAAAATCAGAATCTGTATAAACAAGTTTTAGAACAGGGGCTAGTTATCAGTGAATACCCAAGTAAAACCCCACCCGATCGCACCCATTTCCCTAGACGTAATCGCATCATTGCAGGTTTATCTCGTGCTGTCTTGGTGATGGAAGCACCTTTAAAATCAGGTGCTTTGATTACTGCTAACTATGCCAATGAATTTTGTCGAGATGTTTATGTCTTACCCGGTAGAGTTGATGATTACCCCGCACAAGGGTGTTTAAAGTTACTCAGCCAAGGAGCAACACCCATCCTCAGAGAATTGGATGAATTACTGAAAGCATTGGGAGCCATACCCCAACTAGATATGGAACCGCAACAGTTAACTTTACCGATGCCTTCACCTGTAGCTTTACCAGAACTAGCGCCACCATTGCAACAGGTAATGGATGTTCTCTCATCCCAAGCGTTACCCCTAGATTTAATTGTGCAACAAACTGGGATGCCAGCAGGTACGGTGTCCGCAAGTTTGCTGGAGTTGGAACTGATGGGATTAGTTACACAGTTACCAGGAATGCGTTATCAGCGTTGA
- a CDS encoding DUF2301 domain-containing membrane protein: MQTTPIPEIYQGQFGEFTITSGDRTGVIIYRTGLMVAALSFAIATTLVLQFPNSTTFSLLTPLYFTFSLGLGVSLATIHIYMVFLHRTLQLFWLIGTIAAIIFTFSNSTPLAITVYQQPLTILGIGFTFAALTGIFFKEAFCFNRIETKILTPIVPALLLGHLAGILPIPLGKTLLAVWAIFFLVFAVRKAIQAIPPDIGDKSVFDYLKNRKTMQSV, from the coding sequence ATGCAAACGACACCTATCCCAGAAATCTATCAAGGGCAATTTGGAGAATTTACTATTACCTCCGGCGATCGCACTGGGGTAATTATCTACCGCACGGGATTAATGGTAGCTGCTCTCAGCTTTGCGATCGCCACCACCCTAGTCTTACAATTTCCCAATTCCACAACTTTTTCCCTACTGACACCTTTATATTTCACCTTCAGTCTGGGTTTGGGTGTGAGCCTAGCAACAATTCATATTTACATGGTGTTTTTACACCGCACATTACAACTATTTTGGCTGATTGGTACCATTGCCGCCATTATCTTTACCTTCTCCAATAGCACACCTTTAGCTATCACGGTTTACCAGCAACCCTTAACCATTCTCGGTATTGGCTTTACCTTTGCGGCACTAACAGGAATTTTCTTTAAAGAAGCATTTTGTTTTAATCGCATAGAAACAAAAATACTCACACCCATCGTACCAGCATTACTTCTAGGTCATTTAGCCGGGATATTACCAATTCCTCTAGGCAAAACCCTCCTAGCGGTGTGGGCAATCTTTTTTCTCGTCTTTGCTGTGCGTAAAGCAATCCAAGCAATCCCTCCCGATATTGGTGATAAATCAGTATTTGACTATTTGAAAAACCGTAAAACTATGCAATCAGTATAA
- a CDS encoding Coq4 family protein — protein sequence MYTIFATPDISCFLHQVDQIGEKLGINVTAIINLDELQQLPPDTLGHILADHFTQNQLPPFTTGPRRKQLHDAVHVLTGYGTDPVGEAEVQAFLLGAKFSPIQIVLGLGLLGMIYRFSSSQGIYYRLWQAYQRGQASSFDIDTWQAEEEWHLPLSQVQKMYRIA from the coding sequence ATGTACACCATCTTTGCAACTCCAGATATCAGTTGTTTTCTCCATCAAGTTGATCAAATCGGTGAAAAGCTCGGAATTAATGTCACTGCAATTATTAATCTTGATGAACTACAACAATTACCCCCAGATACTTTAGGTCATATCCTCGCTGACCATTTTACCCAAAATCAACTCCCTCCCTTTACCACCGGACCCCGACGTAAACAGCTCCATGATGCAGTTCATGTCCTCACCGGTTATGGAACCGATCCCGTCGGGGAAGCAGAAGTCCAAGCATTTCTCCTCGGAGCCAAATTTTCTCCCATTCAGATTGTTCTGGGATTGGGTTTGCTAGGGATGATTTATCGTTTTTCCTCTTCCCAAGGTATCTATTACAGACTTTGGCAAGCGTATCAACGAGGACAAGCATCTAGTTTTGATATTGATACATGGCAAGCAGAAGAGGAATGGCATTTACCCCTCTCCCAAGTTCAGAAGATGTATCGCATTGCCTAA
- a CDS encoding ATP-binding protein, whose product MTSLLDRLSTERQRRFVGRNPELQLFEQAIASAKLPFHVLHIFGPGGVGKTTLMRQFLHICEQQKIPTVYLESRVVEPQSEAFVAALRSIMGLGESESPLAKLESLNKRNVVFIDTYETIASLDEWLREEFLPQMGEQTLFVIAGRNSPTTPWRTDPGWQALQQALPLQNLNPEESLTYLARRDVPITQHQSILDFTHGHPLALSLVADVFAQGQDINFQAESAPDIVKTLLERFLEEVPTPAHRMALEACAVVRLTTEALLTQMLDVPNVHELFEWLRGLSCIESGQGGVFPHDLAREVLISDLRWRNSDIYTELHHRARAYYTTRLGQSLGQEKHRVLFDYIFLHRDNPAIRPSFTWGEHSSLLTDTLKGSDVPTILRMVEEYEGESSAQIAAYWLQLQPENVVIFRDSQAEPAGFAMMLALHNATPEELALDPGAIAAWNYLQKHAPLRPQEGATIFRFWMARDTYQTVSPTQSLIFINFVQYFQKTPGLAYTFLPCANADIWQPMLTYFDLTPLPEAGFSVGKKRYGVYGHDWRVTSPAAWQQLLAQREIAASVETTVATVSNNQPVLVLSQTEFIEAVGESLRNFTRHDSLQKNPLLRSRVVLEGVTDQGNMAERVATLQSLIKQAAESLQSSPKDEKLYRAVYRTYLNPAPTQEQAAELLDLPFSTYRRHLKAGITRITEILWQREIN is encoded by the coding sequence ATGACATCTCTATTAGACCGACTCAGCACAGAGCGTCAGCGTCGATTTGTCGGACGCAATCCAGAATTGCAGCTATTTGAGCAGGCGATCGCCTCCGCAAAATTACCATTCCATGTTTTACATATCTTCGGTCCTGGTGGTGTCGGTAAAACAACCCTGATGCGGCAGTTCTTGCATATATGTGAGCAGCAGAAAATACCCACAGTCTACCTGGAATCACGGGTGGTGGAGCCGCAATCTGAAGCTTTTGTGGCAGCATTACGTTCAATTATGGGGCTGGGTGAAAGTGAATCTCCCCTAGCCAAATTAGAATCATTAAACAAGCGTAATGTCGTTTTTATTGATACCTACGAAACCATTGCCAGCCTTGATGAATGGTTAAGGGAGGAGTTTTTGCCACAAATGGGCGAACAGACTCTGTTTGTGATTGCCGGAAGAAATTCCCCCACCACCCCTTGGCGCACGGATCCAGGATGGCAAGCGCTACAACAAGCTTTACCTCTGCAGAATCTGAACCCTGAAGAAAGTCTCACCTACCTAGCACGGCGAGATGTTCCCATTACCCAACATCAATCAATTCTCGACTTTACCCACGGGCATCCCCTAGCTTTATCCCTAGTGGCAGATGTTTTTGCCCAGGGGCAGGATATCAATTTTCAGGCGGAATCTGCTCCAGATATTGTCAAAACTTTACTCGAACGATTTTTAGAAGAAGTCCCTACCCCTGCCCATCGGATGGCATTAGAAGCTTGTGCTGTCGTACGTTTAACCACAGAAGCTTTACTCACGCAAATGTTGGATGTGCCCAATGTCCATGAGTTGTTCGAGTGGTTACGGGGATTATCTTGCATTGAATCTGGGCAAGGGGGTGTATTTCCCCATGATTTAGCGCGGGAAGTTCTGATTAGTGATTTGCGTTGGCGAAATTCTGATATTTACACCGAATTACATCACCGGGCACGAGCCTATTACACCACACGTTTAGGACAAAGCCTAGGGCAGGAAAAACACCGAGTACTATTTGATTATATTTTTCTGCATAGGGATAACCCTGCCATTCGCCCTAGTTTCACCTGGGGTGAACACAGCAGTTTATTAACCGATACTCTTAAAGGGAGTGATGTTCCGACGATTTTGCGGATGGTGGAGGAATACGAGGGGGAAAGCTCCGCCCAAATTGCTGCCTATTGGTTACAGCTACAACCGGAAAATGTGGTGATATTTCGGGATAGTCAGGCAGAACCTGCGGGATTTGCCATGATGTTAGCATTGCACAATGCTACCCCAGAGGAATTAGCCCTAGATCCAGGGGCGATCGCTGCATGGAATTATCTGCAAAAACATGCACCCCTACGTCCCCAAGAAGGAGCAACCATCTTTCGCTTCTGGATGGCACGGGATACCTATCAAACCGTATCTCCGACTCAAAGCTTGATTTTCATTAATTTTGTGCAGTACTTCCAAAAAACTCCAGGACTTGCGTATACTTTTTTACCTTGTGCCAATGCGGATATCTGGCAACCGATGCTCACCTATTTTGACCTCACACCCTTACCAGAGGCTGGTTTCTCCGTGGGTAAAAAGCGTTACGGGGTCTATGGGCATGATTGGCGGGTAACATCTCCGGCGGCTTGGCAGCAGCTTTTAGCACAGCGAGAGATAGCAGCCTCCGTAGAAACTACAGTCGCAACCGTCTCCAATAACCAACCTGTTTTAGTTCTGAGTCAAACGGAATTTATCGAAGCGGTGGGTGAGAGTCTACGTAACTTCACTCGCCATGACAGTTTACAGAAAAATCCTTTGTTGCGATCGCGCGTTGTTCTTGAAGGAGTTACCGACCAAGGTAATATGGCTGAAAGAGTCGCCACCTTGCAAAGCTTAATTAAACAAGCAGCCGAATCCTTGCAATCATCACCCAAAGACGAAAAACTCTATCGTGCTGTTTACCGTACCTATCTCAACCCTGCACCTACCCAAGAACAAGCTGCTGAGTTACTAGACTTACCTTTTAGCACCTACCGTCGTCACCTCAAAGCAGGAATTACACGTATCACGGAAATTCTTTGGCAAAGAGAAATCAATTAG
- a CDS encoding efflux RND transporter periplasmic adaptor subunit, translating into MKSSEPQNDFEENVPPQPLQASSRTRWKLWSLLAALTFLGGSVAAWRWLTPRNQESSVTKTQQTVAKVKIANVLPSIIEESSDYIASIKSRSSVKLQPKIPGQVTKMYVKSGDGVKAGDAMIQIDSKGQADTSGVVAVQGAKAELENARAMLKSLEAEKISKQADLKLYQQEYSRYTNLASQGAVSRQVKEQYSNRLAIAKANLAATDSKIKAQQATVSQSAKVFQQTQANSQQQPTSQPNYTINAPFTGTIGDVFVKVGDVVNNSTQLATLTQNRPLEVNISVPIERGLQLRKGMTVEILNPQGKALGKSRVFFISPSVTNNTQSVLVKALYDNSKDELRTDQLVRARVIWNQRPGVIIPVAAVAQVAGENTVFVVQTKTSPQGESQLVVHQQRVQLGKIKGSEYQVLEGLKAGDRVIVSGLSDLREGMTIIAE; encoded by the coding sequence ATGAAATCTTCTGAGCCTCAAAATGATTTTGAAGAAAACGTTCCACCACAGCCATTACAGGCATCTTCAAGAACGCGATGGAAACTGTGGTCATTGTTAGCTGCCTTAACATTCCTAGGAGGTAGTGTTGCTGCTTGGCGTTGGCTAACTCCGAGAAATCAAGAGTCATCTGTGACAAAAACACAACAAACAGTAGCCAAAGTTAAGATAGCAAATGTCCTGCCAAGTATCATTGAAGAAAGTTCAGATTACATTGCCAGTATTAAATCTCGTAGTTCGGTAAAACTTCAGCCGAAAATTCCCGGTCAAGTCACAAAGATGTATGTCAAATCTGGTGATGGAGTCAAAGCCGGAGATGCTATGATTCAAATTGACTCTAAAGGGCAAGCCGACACTAGTGGAGTTGTGGCAGTGCAAGGAGCTAAGGCAGAATTAGAAAATGCCCGTGCCATGCTGAAATCTTTAGAAGCAGAAAAAATTTCTAAACAAGCTGATTTAAAACTGTATCAGCAAGAGTACAGTCGCTATACAAATTTAGCATCCCAGGGAGCGGTATCCCGTCAAGTCAAGGAGCAATACTCTAACCGTCTTGCCATTGCTAAAGCGAATTTGGCAGCCACTGACTCTAAGATTAAAGCCCAACAAGCTACCGTTTCTCAGTCAGCTAAAGTTTTCCAGCAGACACAGGCAAATTCTCAGCAGCAGCCAACTTCCCAGCCGAATTACACGATTAATGCCCCTTTTACTGGTACTATCGGCGATGTTTTTGTGAAAGTGGGTGATGTTGTCAATAACTCAACTCAACTTGCTACCCTCACTCAAAACCGTCCCCTAGAAGTTAATATTTCCGTACCAATTGAGCGGGGATTACAACTACGCAAGGGTATGACTGTAGAGATTCTCAACCCCCAAGGGAAAGCCCTAGGTAAGAGTCGAGTCTTTTTTATTTCGCCTAGTGTGACTAACAATACACAGTCCGTACTAGTAAAAGCTTTGTACGACAACAGTAAAGATGAATTGCGCACAGATCAACTTGTGAGAGCAAGGGTGATTTGGAATCAGCGTCCAGGTGTGATAATTCCCGTTGCCGCAGTTGCCCAAGTTGCAGGAGAAAATACTGTTTTTGTGGTACAAACTAAAACATCTCCCCAGGGAGAATCTCAGCTTGTTGTCCATCAGCAGCGTGTGCAGTTGGGCAAAATCAAGGGTAGTGAGTATCAAGTTTTAGAAGGTTTAAAAGCAGGAGATAGGGTAATTGTCTCTGGGTTATCGGATTTACGTGAGGGGATGACGATAATTGCGGAGTAG
- a CDS encoding GNAT family N-acetyltransferase, with the protein MQIETGRLLLRPLQITDLDDLALIYSDPQVMRYRVNSQPASRCETQQMLEEYIQHWEKYGFGRWGIIYKDNQSLIGHCGLEVVDNTSDIEINYLLRRAYWNQGLATEAAAAMIEYGFTQLKLERIVAIAQPENIASRCVMEKLGMRYENNVMQHNINWMRYVLYKQKWR; encoded by the coding sequence ATGCAAATTGAAACAGGTCGATTGTTATTGCGTCCATTACAAATTACGGATTTGGACGATTTGGCGCTAATTTACAGTGATCCACAAGTGATGCGGTATCGGGTAAATTCTCAACCTGCTTCCCGTTGTGAGACACAGCAAATGCTAGAAGAATACATCCAACACTGGGAAAAGTACGGATTTGGGAGATGGGGAATCATCTATAAAGATAATCAATCCTTGATAGGTCACTGTGGGTTAGAAGTTGTAGATAACACCAGTGATATCGAGATTAATTATCTTTTAAGACGTGCCTATTGGAATCAGGGTTTGGCAACTGAAGCTGCTGCTGCCATGATTGAGTATGGCTTTACCCAACTAAAACTAGAACGGATAGTGGCGATCGCTCAACCAGAAAATATCGCCTCTCGCTGTGTGATGGAAAAACTAGGAATGCGCTACGAAAACAATGTGATGCAGCACAATATCAATTGGATGCGTTACGTACTGTACAAACAAAAATGGAGATAG
- a CDS encoding pirin family protein: MTNQTANYLIHDRNSRGHTKIGWLDSYHTFSFGNFQDPNRMGFRSLRVINDDRVIPGAGFATHGHKDMEIFTYVLEGELEHKDSLGNGAIIRPGEAQIMSAGTGILHSEFNPSSTEPVHLLQIWILPNQKDLAPRYDQKAFSIAERQGKLRLIAAHDGRDGAVKIFQDVDLYTGILQPGDEINYEISSQRYGWLQIAKGVAVLNGEELREGDGVQITGAENLHITTEVGTEILLFDLG, encoded by the coding sequence ATGACAAATCAAACAGCAAATTATCTGATTCACGATCGTAATTCTCGTGGTCATACAAAAATCGGTTGGTTAGATAGTTACCATACTTTCTCCTTCGGCAATTTCCAAGACCCTAATCGGATGGGATTTAGAAGCTTGCGAGTGATTAATGATGACCGAGTAATTCCTGGTGCAGGATTTGCTACCCACGGTCACAAAGATATGGAAATTTTCACCTATGTTTTAGAAGGAGAATTAGAGCATAAAGATAGTTTAGGAAATGGCGCGATTATTCGTCCCGGTGAAGCACAAATTATGAGTGCTGGTACGGGGATTTTACACAGTGAATTTAATCCTTCCAGTACAGAACCTGTACATCTGTTGCAAATATGGATTTTACCAAACCAAAAAGATTTAGCTCCTCGCTATGACCAAAAAGCATTCTCCATTGCAGAAAGACAGGGTAAATTACGTCTGATTGCTGCTCACGATGGTAGGGATGGAGCAGTCAAAATCTTCCAGGATGTAGATTTATATACTGGTATTTTGCAACCAGGAGATGAGATTAACTATGAAATTTCTTCCCAGCGTTATGGATGGTTACAAATTGCCAAAGGGGTAGCTGTCTTAAATGGGGAAGAACTCAGAGAAGGTGATGGTGTGCAAATCACTGGTGCTGAGAATTTACACATCACAACAGAAGTCGGTACGGAAATTTTACTGTTCGACCTTGGTTAA
- the dps gene encoding DNA starvation/stationary phase protection protein Dps — protein sequence MSKNNLNTRLYPSRIDIAADIRTDIITILNQTLAATLDLKTQVKQAHWNVKGADFYQLHEMFDEMAGELEEYVDMIAERVTALGGYACGTARMAVAASILPEFPTDILTSMEYVAALAERFAMYGKHVREAIATTDDLEDADTADLYTEVSRTIDKRLWFLDAHLQAGTNTKLNGVTTNKTSAQVGV from the coding sequence ATGAGCAAAAATAATCTTAATACCCGTCTCTATCCTTCTCGAATTGACATCGCTGCTGACATTCGGACAGACATCATTACAATTTTAAATCAAACCCTCGCTGCAACATTAGATTTAAAAACCCAAGTCAAGCAAGCACATTGGAATGTCAAGGGAGCTGATTTTTATCAACTGCATGAAATGTTTGATGAAATGGCAGGGGAATTAGAAGAATATGTTGACATGATTGCAGAACGGGTGACAGCATTAGGTGGATATGCTTGTGGTACTGCACGCATGGCAGTTGCGGCTTCGATTTTACCAGAGTTTCCCACAGATATTTTAACCAGCATGGAATACGTCGCAGCCTTAGCAGAGCGTTTTGCTATGTACGGTAAACATGTTCGAGAGGCGATCGCCACTACAGATGATCTCGAAGATGCAGATACCGCAGACCTGTATACTGAGGTTTCCCGCACCATTGATAAGCGTCTGTGGTTCCTCGACGCACACCTCCAAGCTGGTACAAATACAAAGCTCAATGGTGTCACCACAAATAAAACTTCTGCTCAGGTAGGTGTTTAG
- a CDS encoding thiol-disulfide oxidoreductase DCC family protein, which produces MNYSVIYDGNCNLCVTLVQLLERLDQGKLFNYIPMQNPMILQRWGITPQDCELGLILIDSQIPEKRWQGTAAAEEIGRLLPLGGIFVDAYRSLPGVKWIGDRVYEQVRDNRYTLFGKRHTTYESKFCRDNRCLSNSDKF; this is translated from the coding sequence ATGAACTATTCTGTAATTTATGATGGTAATTGCAATCTCTGTGTCACCTTGGTGCAATTATTGGAACGTCTTGACCAAGGTAAATTATTTAACTACATACCGATGCAAAACCCCATGATATTACAACGTTGGGGAATTACACCCCAAGATTGTGAATTGGGTTTGATTCTCATCGACAGTCAGATACCAGAAAAACGTTGGCAAGGTACTGCTGCTGCGGAAGAAATCGGACGATTACTCCCTCTAGGTGGGATATTTGTCGATGCGTATCGGTCCTTACCAGGGGTGAAATGGATTGGCGATCGCGTTTATGAGCAGGTACGCGACAACCGTTATACCCTATTTGGTAAGCGTCATACCACCTATGAATCTAAATTCTGTCGAGACAACAGATGTTTAAGCAACAGTGATAAATTCTAA
- a CDS encoding creatininase family protein, giving the protein MLLHLSTWQEVESYLQTSQGIIIPIGSTEQHGPTGLIGTDAICAEAIAKGVGAETQALVAPTINVGMALHHTAFPGTISLRPSTMILVIRDYITCLAKAGFSKFYFINGHGGNIATLKAAFSEIYAYLDDLQIPHANQVQCQTANWFMCSSVYKLAKELYGEHEGSHATPSEVALTQYVYPEAIKQGFLSPEVGKGHRIYGAADFRQHYPDGRMGSNPALATPEHGQQFYDLAVKELSQGYLEFITVA; this is encoded by the coding sequence ATGTTGCTACATCTGAGTACTTGGCAAGAGGTGGAAAGTTATCTGCAAACATCTCAGGGTATTATTATCCCAATTGGCTCGACTGAGCAACATGGACCAACGGGTTTAATTGGTACTGATGCAATTTGTGCAGAGGCGATCGCCAAGGGAGTAGGTGCAGAAACTCAAGCATTAGTCGCACCAACTATTAATGTGGGGATGGCGCTACATCACACTGCTTTCCCTGGTACTATTAGTTTGCGCCCTAGTACCATGATTCTGGTTATCCGAGATTATATTACCTGTTTAGCCAAAGCCGGATTTAGCAAGTTTTATTTCATTAATGGACATGGTGGTAATATTGCCACTCTCAAAGCTGCCTTTTCAGAAATCTATGCATATCTGGATGACTTGCAGATACCCCATGCAAATCAGGTGCAATGTCAAACAGCTAACTGGTTTATGTGCAGTTCTGTATACAAGCTAGCCAAGGAATTATACGGAGAACATGAGGGTTCCCACGCAACTCCCAGCGAAGTTGCACTCACACAATATGTTTACCCAGAAGCGATAAAACAGGGATTTTTGTCCCCTGAAGTAGGTAAGGGACATCGGATATATGGTGCTGCGGATTTTCGTCAACATTACCCCGATGGTAGAATGGGTTCTAATCCGGCTTTAGCCACACCAGAACATGGTCAGCAATTTTATGACTTGGCAGTGAAGGAACTTAGTCAAGGGTATTTAGAATTTATCACTGTTGCTTAA
- a CDS encoding cupin domain-containing protein, with translation MEIIIERQATPERLQELGVKTWGIWQKEVSQFPWTYDSQETCYFLAGDVIVTPDGGEAVQMGKGDLVTFPRGMSCTWDIRQDVKKHYCFD, from the coding sequence ATGGAAATTATCATTGAGCGACAAGCGACTCCAGAACGTCTCCAGGAATTGGGAGTCAAGACGTGGGGAATCTGGCAAAAAGAAGTGTCTCAATTTCCTTGGACTTACGACAGTCAAGAAACTTGTTACTTTTTAGCAGGAGATGTGATAGTTACCCCAGATGGGGGAGAAGCAGTGCAAATGGGAAAAGGTGATTTAGTGACTTTCCCCAGGGGGATGTCTTGCACTTGGGATATTAGACAAGATGTCAAGAAGCATTATTGCTTTGATTAA
- a CDS encoding Mo-dependent nitrogenase C-terminal domain-containing protein has translation MININQELVISAFVNPEITNSQIGMQKKLSLPKIDLLKPLRQWLDSLNIQNRKLAKFIAKLIPAQCPFERDIIIFGRKVAHIPPLCKLNPLYEQFVFLRFRALCYLVDQCGEDIQSYC, from the coding sequence ATGATCAATATCAATCAAGAACTGGTTATTTCTGCTTTTGTGAATCCGGAAATTACAAATTCACAAATAGGAATGCAAAAGAAATTGTCTTTACCTAAAATTGATTTACTAAAGCCATTACGTCAATGGTTAGACTCTTTAAATATTCAGAATCGCAAATTAGCAAAATTCATTGCTAAACTCATTCCTGCCCAATGTCCTTTTGAACGTGACATTATCATTTTTGGTCGAAAAGTTGCTCATATTCCACCTTTGTGTAAACTCAACCCCTTGTATGAGCAATTTGTCTTTTTGCGTTTTCGCGCTTTATGCTATTTAGTAGATCAGTGTGGAGAGGATATCCAATCCTACTGTTAG
- a CDS encoding class I SAM-dependent methyltransferase, which translates to MANTSTKQEIINSKKLLFDRWAPSYDWLLPSVFYQAVHQRLLGYVTLPQKSQVMDLGCGTGRLLNRLAGKFADLQGTGLDLSPQMLRIARRSNSHHPRLIFVEGKADALPFASEQFDAVFNTISFLHYPEPEKVLAEIARVLKPGGNFYLVDWTARNDIAPQLMTASGGIKFYSPQTRKAMGETAGLVCTSHHYLISSVLLTVFRK; encoded by the coding sequence ATGGCAAATACTTCCACAAAGCAAGAAATTATCAATAGTAAAAAGCTGCTTTTTGACCGTTGGGCACCCAGCTATGATTGGCTCTTACCTTCTGTGTTTTATCAAGCTGTACATCAACGACTATTAGGATATGTCACCTTGCCCCAAAAATCCCAAGTTATGGATTTGGGTTGCGGTACGGGACGCTTATTAAACAGATTGGCTGGAAAATTCGCCGATTTACAAGGAACAGGATTAGATTTATCTCCCCAAATGCTGCGAATAGCTCGCAGAAGTAACTCCCATCATCCTCGGTTGATTTTTGTTGAAGGTAAGGCAGATGCTTTACCCTTTGCCTCAGAGCAATTTGATGCAGTCTTTAATACCATTAGTTTTTTACACTATCCTGAGCCAGAAAAGGTGTTAGCAGAAATTGCCAGGGTACTCAAGCCCGGTGGTAATTTTTATCTAGTAGACTGGACTGCCAGGAATGATATTGCTCCTCAGTTGATGACTGCTTCCGGTGGTATAAAGTTTTATAGCCCCCAAACTCGTAAAGCCATGGGAGAAACCGCAGGATTAGTTTGCACCAGCCATCATTACCTAATTAGCTCTGTCTTGCTAACAGTATTTAGGAAGTAA